In the Primulina tabacum isolate GXHZ01 chromosome 15, ASM2559414v2, whole genome shotgun sequence genome, AGACGCCGACCCTGAGAGTAGCCAGAGTTGGTTGAAAAGCGTGGAAACCCAACTGCAACTGCTAGAGATACCTGAGACACTTAAGGTAGAGGTGATAGTGCCATTCCTGGAGGATAAGGCAAGCAAGTGGTGGGAAACCGTCTCACCTACCCTGACAGCCGATGGAGCAATCACTTGGCAACAATTCAGAGATGTCTTTCTCAAACAGTATTTCTCAGCAGAAGTCAGACTTCAGAAACTGAGCGAGTTTGAGAACTTCTCGCAAACTTTAGACATGTCAGTGGTAGATTACACCTCCCAATTCAATGACCTTGGAACTTATGCCCCGACAATCATGGCAGATGAAGTTCTAAAGATGCACAGATACAAGAAGGGTTTGATCAGGCGTATCCAGTCATCCTTAGCAGTTTACCAACCTACAAGCTTTGCTGATTTAATGGGAGCAGCGATAAGAGCTGAGACGGATATCAAGCGTCGGGAGAACGAGAACAAGAATAAGCGACCTCTTACTGGACAGTCATCTCAAGGGAAGCCACCATTCAAGAGACCGAATCAGTCCAGTGGACCCTTCAAAGGTGCTTCGTCCCACCCAACTTACCAAGAACCAAAGATGTACCCCAAATGTAATAATCGTCATTCTGGAGAATGCCACCGACATACGGGAGCATGTTTCAATTGTGGGAAATTAGGGCATCGAATTGCTAACTGCCCCGAGCCATTGAAGAGAAGTACCAAGCCTAATGCTGATGCTAACCTCAATAAGCCAAGGGAGAATAAGCCCAACGCTCGTGTGTTTGCAATAACCCAAGAAGAAGCAGATGATGCAAACGATGTCGTGGCAGGTACCATTTTTGTCAATG is a window encoding:
- the LOC142526019 gene encoding uncharacterized protein LOC142526019; translated protein: MAGRPPRNNRNPRYANVNNRNNNEEDPNADGNPPPRVGLSQVDLMAIATIVATTIQGLGNPNGNGNQQPQPPPAQNGIKYHYESLRKNRCPVFKGDADPESSQSWLKSVETQLQLLEIPETLKVEVIVPFLEDKASKWWETVSPTLTADGAITWQQFRDVFLKQYFSAEVRLQKLSEFENFSQTLDMSVVDYTSQFNDLGTYAPTIMADEVLKMHRYKKGLIRRIQSSLAVYQPTSFADLMGAAIRAETDIKRRENENKNKRPLTGQSSQGKPPFKRPNQSSGPFKGASSHPTYQEPKMYPKCNNRHSGECHRHTGACFNCGKLGHRIANCPEPLKRSTKPNADANLNKPRENKPNARVFAITQEEADDANDVVAGTIFVNEMPTYVLFDSGATHSFISKRFTKN